GTAGAGATGCTTGGCGCGGCCGAAGACGCGCGCCTCGATGCCGACGGCCTTGAGCTGCTGCTCGATTCGTTGCGTCACTTGACTGGCAAGCTGCTCGCGTTCGGTGCGTTTCATCTGCACCTTCTCGGCGAGGTCCTTGTAGGTGCGGGGTTCGAGCACTTTAAACGCAAGATCCTCGAGTTCCCACTTGATCTGATGAATTCCGAGCCGGTGAGCCAGCGGAGCGTAGACGTCGAGAGTCTCGTAGGCGATGCGCTCCTGTGTCTTGCGGGGCAGATAGCCGATGGTTCGCATGTTGTGCAGACGGTCGGCGAACTTGATGAGAATCACCCGCAGATCCTGCGACATCGAGAGCAGCATCTTGTGGAAATTCTCGGCCTGCTTCTTCTCGACCGACTCGTACTTGAGCTCGGGAATCTTAGTGACGCCGTCCACCAAATTGGCGATGGCGTCGCCGAATTCCCGAGCGATGGTCTCGACCGAAATGTCGGTGTCTTCGACGACGTCGTGCAGAAAGGCCGCGGCCACCGCCACGTCACCGACGTTGAGATCGGCCAGAATGCGGGCCACGGCGATGGTGTGGACGATATACGGCTCGCCGGAAATGCGCCGCTGGCCGTGATGCGCCTGAAAAGCGTAGCGGAAGGCGCGGTCCAACAGGTCGAGGTCGGCGTCGGGCGACTGTTGAATTACGGTCGCACGGATCGCCTCGAACTCCCCCAAGTGCTCAGGCCCGATCTCCCCATACAGAGGATGGGTGAGCGCAGGCAGGGCGGGATTCTGCTGTCGGGCGGCGGTATCCACGGCGCTCAGAACGGCTCCTCGTCTTCGCCCGCTTCGGCCTCGTAGACTTCGCCTGCGGATTCAGCCGGCGGAGCTTCGGTGGTGAGCGGCGCGAACATGGTATATTTGCCGACGAAACTCAACGGCACACTGCCCACGGGACCGTTACGATTCTTGGCGACGATGATTTCCGCGAGACCTTCCAAATCGAATTGGCGGCCGGCAACTTCGTACTTCTTGCTTTTAAGGAAATCCTTGTAAACTTCGGGACGATAAACGAACATCACCACGTCGGCGTCCTGCTCGATGGCTCCCGAGTCGCGGAGATCGGAGAGCATCGGCTTGCGATCTCCGCCGCGGGTCTCCGGCGCCCGCGAGAGCTGAGACAGACAGATGATCGGCACGCGGAGTTCTTTGGCCAGCGCCTTGAGCGACGCCGATACGAAGGCCACCCACTGTTGCAGATTCTCAGCCATCTTGGGCGGCTGGATGAGCTGAAGATAGTCCACGATGATGAGACCGATCTTGTGCTCGATCCAGAGCTGCCGGGCGCGGGCGCGAAGCGCCTCGATCCCCAGGCCGCTATCATCGAGATAGATGGAAAGATCCGCCAGGCGACCGGCACCTTGCACCAGCCGGCCGTATTCGTCATCGGTCATTCGGGCGGTGGAATTCAGGCGGCGGAGACCGATATGCGCTTCGGCGGACAACAGGCGCATCATGAGCTGCCGCGCATCCATTTCGAGGGAAAAAACCGCCACCGGACAATCGGGTTTCTGGGCGGCATGGCGGGCAATGTTCATCGCCAGCGAGGTTTTTCCCATCGAAGGACGAGCCGCAATGATGATCAGTTCGCCTCGTTTGAATCCGGTCGTAAGATCGTCAAGCTCGTGGAAACCCGAGCTCACTCCGGCCAAATATTCCCCGCTGGCTTTGAGTTGAGTGATGTACTCGACGGTGTCATGAGCCACTGAGTCCAGCCGCAGGGCGATACGACCGCGACGTTCGCCAACCAAATCCACGAGCCGCTTCTGCAGGTCATCGAAGACTTCGTCGGCGCGAGCCGCCGGCTCGTAGCACTCGGCGGTCACCTCGTTGCCCAGTCCGATCATGCGCCGGAGCATCGCCTTCTCGTGGACGATATTGGCATAGTGCTCGACGTTGGCGGCCGACGGCACGGCATCGGCGAGTTCGGTGAGAGCGACGGGTCCTCCCACCTCTTCGAGTCGGCCCTGCCGCTTGAGTTCTTCGGTAACGGTCACCAGATCAATCGGTTCATGGTGACGGTCGAGCGCGCGCATTGCTCCGAAAATAATCGCGTTGGCCGGTCGGTAGAAAGAAGTTTCCTCGATGAGATCCCCAATCCGAGCGAAGGCGCTCCCGTCGAGCAGCAGCGCGCCGAGAATCGCCCGCTCCATGTCCAGCGATTGCGGAGGAACGCGCATTCCGACGGTGTTTTCGACGGTCTTGGCGGCGGGGTAACTCATCACTCTCTCGAAGCTCTCACCGAAACGCGGTTAGGCAATCATTTCGTCGTACATCTTGCGCATAAGCTGGAAGTCCTGATCGCCGAAGCGACGCTGACTCATGTTGCGCAGATAATAGGCGGGATGGTAGGTGACCAACACCTTCATTCCCTGCCAGGGAATTACGCGGCCGCGAAGGTCTTTCATGGGCGCTTCGATGCCGAGCAGCACCGTCGCGGCATGCCGTCCCAGACAAACCAGAATGCACGGCGCGATGATCGAGATCTGCGTCATCAGATAGGGCCGGCAGGTCTCGATTTCGAGCGGTTCCGGATCGCGGTTGCCCGGCGGCCGGCACTTGAGCACGTTGCAGATGTACACGTGGCGGCGATCCAGCCCGACGTCGGCCAGCATCTGATCGAGAAGCTGTCCGGCGCGACCCACGAACGGAATCCCCTGCAAGTCTTCATCGCGTCCCGGCGCTTCACCGACGAATACAATCGGCGCGCGCGGGTTGCCGACTCCGAACACGAACTTGGTGCGGGTATGCCCAAGCGGACAGCGCGTGCAGTCGTGAATCGCCTGATGGAATGAATCGAGATCCGGCGGCAACGGATCCGCCGCACCGGGAAGAACCGTTCGTTCGGGAGCGAGCCGCTCGGAAGGCGGCAACAACAGGCTGTCCTCGAACAGTTCCAGATTGCGGAAGTAGTTCCGCGTCAGATCTCGGGCTTCCCGGAGACTCACGTTCGTAATCGCTCCGTTTCGTCCGCGCCGGAACGCACGCCCGGCGAACGTCAGGCAAAACACACCGCGGAGTCGCTACTCCGGTTTTTTCTTTTTCGACGAAGCGCTCTGGCCGGATGAAGTTGCCGTTCTCGTCGCGGATTCCTGCCGCGATTTTCCGGCGCCGCGTTTCCGGCGGGTCGGCTTCTTTTTTTCGAATGTTGCGGCCGGTTGGGTCGGCTCGGCCTTTTCCGCCGATGAGACCTGCTCAACAACGCCAAGTTCCGCCTGTGATCCGGCTTTTTTCGCGCGCGCCTTGGCGGCTCGTCTTCCCCCGCGTCGGGTTTTCGCCGCCTTTTTCGGCGGTTCAGCAGCCGCTTCAACCACGATCGGCTGAGCAACGGGTTCCTCAGCCACCTCGGTGGAATCCGGTTCCGGCTGTGCAGCTTTCGACGGTTCCTTCTTCCGACCGCGACCGCGGCGGCGAGGCGAGCGTCCGGTTCTTCCATTGCCGGATACGCTTGGAGTACTCACAACCGGGGGAGGCGCGGATTCCGTCTCGACTTCGGATTCTTCGATTTCTTCCGGCACTTCTTCGAGAGGTTCCGGCTCCGGCTCGATCTCCGGTTCCGGATGCCGATAGATCCGAATGACCGCGTCGAGGATGACCCGCGCGACTTCACGTTTGGATTGCAGCGGCAACTCGGTGACCTGACCGTTGCGATGAATCAAGAGCACCTGATTGGTTTCCCCCGCGAAACCGCTGCCGGCCGTGAGCGGATTGTTGGCCACCACGATATCGAGATGCTTATCGCGAAGTTTGCGCAGCGCGTTCTCGAGCAGATTCTCGGTTTCGAGAGCGAAGCCTACGACGACGCGGTCGCCTTTTTTCTCGCTCAGGTTCCGCAGAATATCCTCGGTGGCGATCAAGTGGACTTCGGCGTCGGGCTGACCTTTCTTGAGCTTATGCTCGACGGTCTTGGCAAACGTATAGTCGGCGACGGCGGCCGCCATGAGCACGATGCGCGACGGCGCAAACTCCTGCTTGACGGCTTGCGCCATCTCGGCGGCGGTGGTCACGCGCCGAATGCGCACACCGGCGGGCGGAATCACGTCGGTGGGACCGTGCACCAGCACCACGTCGGCGCCGCGTTCCCGAGCCTCTTCGGCCAGCGCAAAGCCCATGCGTCCGGTGGCGCGATTGGTCAACACGCGCACCGGATCCCAGGATTCTTCGGTCCGTCCGGCGGTGACGAGTACCCGCACACCGCGCAAGTCCTGGGGAGTGGAAAGAAGGTGGCGGATATCGCTATAGATCGCTTCCGGCTCGGCGAGCCGGCCGATGCCTTCTCCCTCGCCGGGGCGAGCCATCTGCCCCTCGTCGGGCATGATGAACCGATAGCCGCGCGTCCGCAGAATGGAAAGATTATTCTGCGTGGCCGGGTTCTGCCACATGCGATAGTTCATCGCCGGGCAGAGCACCCGCGGCCGGTCGAGCGTGAGCATGATCGTCGAGAGCAAATCGTCGGCCAGACCGGCGGCAAGTCGCGCCATATGATTGGCCGTCGCCGGAGCGATCACGGCCAAATCGGGCCAACTGGCCAGTTCCGTATGCCACGGCGAAAACTCGCCGGGCTCGGGAAACATCTCCACGAAAACGTGACGTCCGGTAATGGCCTCGAACGTGAGCGGCGCGATGAACTTCGTACCGGCGCGCGTCATTACGACTTGCACGCGCGCACCCGCCTTGACAAAGAGCCGACAGAGTTCGACGGCTTTATAAGCCGCGATGCCTCCGCACACCCCCAAGAGAATTTTCCGACCGTTGAGTTCTTGAGCCGGCTTGCCGTCGGGGGGACGAGGTGGATTATTCCTCATATTCAAACTTGGTGTTTCCCTGTCTCATTTCCTCCATCGCCAGGATGACCGGTTTGTCGAATTTGGGAACGGGACGGTCAATGGGTTCGGGCTCGTAAACGTCGTCGGATTCTTCGGCGCGGGCGCGAGCCGCGGCCTGCTCGAGCATCTCGGTCTGACCGAGATGGCGATCTATCTGCCGCTTTTGGATCTCGCCGACCTGGCGAGCCCGTTGAGCGATGATAAGAACGACCTCATAGATGTTGAATCCCCTGCCCAGGAAGTGTTCGGGGAAGTACTCTTCAGCTCTCATGGTTCTCCGGTTATGGGTAGTTGTTTGTTACGAACGGATTTCCGCGAAACGCGCCGCGATGGCGGCTTCCGTCTCGGAAACGGCGGTGTTCAGATCGTCGTTAATGATTCGAATATCGAACTTGTCCGTCAGACCCAGCTCCATATCGGCGCGGGCGAGGCGGCGCTCAACCAGTTCAGGCGATTCGGTTCCGCGATTCTGCAATCGCCACCGCAGCACCTCGCGTGAGGGCGGCAGCAGAAAGATCGAAAACGCTTCCGGGAACTCGGCTTTCACGCTCAGCGCGCCCTTCACGTCGAGATCGAAGATCATCGTCTCGCCCCGTTCAAGACGCTCGCGGGTGGGAGCGATCAGCGTGCCGTAAAGTTCGCCGTGAACCTCTTCGTGCTCGAGGAACTCAGCGGTGCGGACGCGACGCAGAAATTCCTCGCGCGACAGGAAATGGTATTCGCGGCCATCCTGTTCGCCGGGACGCGGCGGGCGGGTGGTGGCGCTGATCGAAAAGCCCCAGTCGGGATGATTCTCGCGAAGACGGCGGATGATCGTGCTCTTGCCGCCGCCGGCGGGCGAGGCGACGACGATCAGGCGGCCGCGGCTACTCAATATTCTGCACCTGCTCGCGCAGGCGTTCGATTTCCTCGCGGATACGGACGCCGTGATGTGAGATCTCGAGGCTGGCCGTTTTCGAGCCGACGGTGTTCGCTTCGCGGTGCATTTCCTGAAGCAGGAATTCGAGGCGTTTCCCGGCGGTCCCGTCGGGAGCTTCGAGCGTCCGGCGGAACGCATCAATGTGGCCGCGGAGACGAACGCACTCCTCGGTGATGTCCATGCGGTCGGCCAGCACCGCCAGTTCCATTTCCAGACGATATTCGTCGTAGGCTTGCGGAAGCGTGAGCCGCTTTACGCGCTCGCGGAGCTTCTCGAGCGCTCGCGCAGGAACCACTTCACCAAGCTGCACGATCTCTTCGAGGGCGTTCTCGATGACGGTCAAGCGCTCGTTCATGTCGGCGGCGAGAACGCGGCCCTCTTGCTGGCGCATGCGGCGAAGATCATCGAGCGCGGCCGTGGCGGCCTCGCGCGATAGTCTCAGCAAGAGTTCGCTGATCTCGGGATCTTCGGGCTGAGCCAGCAGCTCGGGAAAATGCAGCAGGTGATCGAGCGTCACTCCCCCGTTCAAGCCCAAACTCTTGGCAAGGTCCGTCAGTTCGGAGGCCAACCGTTTGGCCGCGGCTTCGTCAATGCGCGCCACGGCGGGTGCATCCGTTCCCCGCATTTCAGACAACGACAACGTGAGTTTCCCGCGCTGAATGTGGGTGCGACAGAGTTCGCGCAGTTCACTTTCAAAGTTCTGAAGGCTGCGCGGAGCGCGAAGACTGAAATCGAAATAGCGGCTGTTGAGGGTGCGAACCTCGGCCGCAATACGGACGCCCTGCGCGGAAACCTCGCCGCGTCCGTAGCCGGTCATGGAATAGATCATTCTTGAAGAATACCGCTGCCGTCTCGCGTGTGCGCGGCGCCTACCATGTCACGCCCAGCGAGACGCGGTGCGTGAAACCAAGGTCCTCGTGATCCTGAAAGGCCGCGTTGACGTGAATCCATGCGAAATTCAGTCCGGCTCCGAAGGCGGGACTGTCTCCGTTCATCCCGCCGCGGAGCGCGACGGTCCTGGCGATCAGATATTCGAGTCCGACCCGCGGCTCGGCGGAAAGTGGTCCCGCTTCCACCGATTCCGCTTCGCCGCGCGACTCGAAATGCGCGTCCACGTCGGCGGCAATCGTGACGTCCGCGTTGAGTGAAGAAAGCGCGCACGACCACGCACCGCCGACCACGAACGAAGGCAGAATCGCCTCCGTGCGGCCGGTACTCCACGCCAGAATGCTGGTGGTCAAATCGCGGGCGGCGAGTCCGACTTCGAATCGCTTGCCGAGCGAGCGACCGATTCCGAGATCGAGACCCAGGCCATAGGCCGACTCGTCGGCTACGGTCTTGAAGAGCAGCTTCGCGTTCGCACCAACTCGCCATCCGCCGGAAAGCTGCCGGGCGGCGGCGGCCATGAGAGCCAGCTCGTGATCACCGGTCTTTTTCTCGACGATCACCCGGTTGGCGTCGCTGAGCGGCGCCGACGGATCAGCGAGCCGGGTGATGGGAATATCGCCGACGCGCGTATAGAGCACGGTGAGCGCTCCCGCCAGACCCCCTTCCATCGGCTGCGCGAATGACAGGTAGTCGTAAGTGTAGAGATTATCGAACTGCGAGGCGTGCATGAATTCCACGTGCCGCCGCTCGATTCCCACCAGTCCCGACGGATTGTAATAGCCCGCGCTGGACGGCGTCGGGCTGGCAACGGACGCCCCCCCCATCGCGAGGGCGCGCGCCCCCGCTCCGAGAGACAGAAATTCTCCAGCATACCGACCAATCACAAGCTGAGCGGACGCGTGTGAAAACGGCCAGCAGAACATGATGACCGCGAGCGTGATATAGGCGAACCGGACGATGGTCACTTTTCCCTCCCCATCTTCAGTCTTGCATTAGGATAGCATGGAGAACGCACAAAACAGCCACGTGTAAACGGAAACGCAAGGAGCGTTCCGCCACATGGAATTCTCCGCAATGCTACCGACTACGTTTGGAAACAACGTGCTCGACGGAGGGAACGTCCGCCGCGTCAACGGTCATGCGGCATCCTAAGAAATCGTTAGTTCTAATAAAATTAACGAAAAGCACACGGATAGTCAAGCCTTTTTCTCAGGCTTGCTAACTTGCGAATCGTCAAGCAATTTCTTGATTTCAAATAATTTATCAATAGCTTGACGAGGGCTTAACTGCTCCGGATTCAATGCGAGGAGGGCATCTACGATGACTTGAGTCTTAGATTCAAATAGAGTTAGCTGGATGGTGGGGGTAGGCTGGAGGGGTGGGGAAGGTGCGGCGGACTGCGACAAATCCGCATTCCAAGTGGGAAGAAGTTCGCGCGCTCGCTCAACAATCGCGGCGGGCAAACCGGCCAGCCGAGCCACCTCCACACCGTAGGAGCGGTCGGTTTCGCCGGGCGTAATTCGATGCTGGAAGACGACGCGATCTCCCCACTCCTCGACTTCAACGCGGAAGTTGCGGATGCGCCCGAATTGCCCGGTCATCCGGTTCAGTTCGTGATAGTGGGTGGCGAAGAGCGTCTTGGCGGCGATAGCGGGATTGTCGTGGAGGTGTTCGGTGATCGCCCAGGCGAGGGAAAGTCCGTCGTAGGTCGAGGTGCCGCGACCGACTTCGTCGAGAATGACCAGCGATCGCGGAGTGGCATTGCGCAGGATGTTGGCCACCTCCGTCATCTCGACCAGAAACGTGGACTCTCCGGCGGCCAGGTTGTCGGCAGCCCCAATGCGGGTAAAAATGCGGTCCACAATTCCGACCGCGCATGACTGGGCGGAAACGAACGAACCCATGTGCGCGAGAATGACGATGAGCGCGGCCTGGCGGAGATAGGTGGACTTGCCGGCCATGTTGGGTCCGGTCAGGATCATGATCTGGAAATCATCGCCGCCGATGCAGAGATCGTTGGGGATGAAGTTGACTCCGGCGGGGAGCAGAGCTTCCACGACCGGATGCCGGCCCTTGCCGATCTCGATCCGATTCTCTTCGCTGAGCGACGGACGGACGAAATTCCGCTCGCGGGCGACGCGAGCCAGACTGAACAGCGCATCGAGCTCGGCCAGCGCGCGGGCGATGCGGCTGATGCTCTCCGCACGTCCGACAATCTCGTCGCGCACCCGCTCCCAGATTTCGGTTTCGAGTTCGGCCACCTTCTCGTCGGCGGTGAGAATCTTCTCTTCCCACGTTTTGAGCTCGGGCGTCACGTACCGCTCGGCTCCCGTGAGTGTCTGCTTGCGGATATAATCCGACGGGACTTTCTCTTTGTGAGCGTTCGTGATTTCGATGTAGTAGCCGAAAACTTTGTTGTAGCCGATCTTAAGCGAGGAGATACCGGTGCGGGTGCGCTCCTGCTGCTGATGATCGAGAATCCACTGGCGGGCGTGGGTCTTGACGCCGCGCAGTTCATCCAGTTCGGGGGAAAATCCTTCGCGGACGGTACGGCCGTCTCCGGCGGCGAGGGGCGGGTCATCCACCAGAACCCGGTGCAGAAACAGCGTCAGATCATGCTCGGGTTCGAGTTGATCCACCAGCGGCGATAGGGGTGACTCGCCGCGTTCGCGGAGAATTTCCTGCAAACGCGGCAGCTTCTCGAACACCATCCGAAGTCCGACGGCATCACGGGGCGAGGCGCGGCGCGTCGTGAGGCGAGCGAGGGTTCGCTGCAAATCGCCGGTTCCGGTTAGCCAATCGGAAACCGACGCCAGAAGCGAGGGACTATCGAATAGATGCGCGACGCGCTC
This genomic interval from bacterium contains the following:
- the dnaB gene encoding replicative DNA helicase, with the protein product MSYPAAKTVENTVGMRVPPQSLDMERAILGALLLDGSAFARIGDLIEETSFYRPANAIIFGAMRALDRHHEPIDLVTVTEELKRQGRLEEVGGPVALTELADAVPSAANVEHYANIVHEKAMLRRMIGLGNEVTAECYEPAARADEVFDDLQKRLVDLVGERRGRIALRLDSVAHDTVEYITQLKASGEYLAGVSSGFHELDDLTTGFKRGELIIIAARPSMGKTSLAMNIARHAAQKPDCPVAVFSLEMDARQLMMRLLSAEAHIGLRRLNSTARMTDDEYGRLVQGAGRLADLSIYLDDSGLGIEALRARARQLWIEHKIGLIIVDYLQLIQPPKMAENLQQWVAFVSASLKALAKELRVPIICLSQLSRAPETRGGDRKPMLSDLRDSGAIEQDADVVMFVYRPEVYKDFLKSKKYEVAGRQFDLEGLAEIIVAKNRNGPVGSVPLSFVGKYTMFAPLTTEAPPAESAGEVYEAEAGEDEEPF
- a CDS encoding uracil-DNA glycosylase, whose product is MFCLTFAGRAFRRGRNGAITNVSLREARDLTRNYFRNLELFEDSLLLPPSERLAPERTVLPGAADPLPPDLDSFHQAIHDCTRCPLGHTRTKFVFGVGNPRAPIVFVGEAPGRDEDLQGIPFVGRAGQLLDQMLADVGLDRRHVYICNVLKCRPPGNRDPEPLEIETCRPYLMTQISIIAPCILVCLGRHAATVLLGIEAPMKDLRGRVIPWQGMKVLVTYHPAYYLRNMSQRRFGDQDFQLMRKMYDEMIA
- the coaBC gene encoding bifunctional phosphopantothenoylcysteine decarboxylase/phosphopantothenate--cysteine ligase CoaBC, with the translated sequence MRNNPPRPPDGKPAQELNGRKILLGVCGGIAAYKAVELCRLFVKAGARVQVVMTRAGTKFIAPLTFEAITGRHVFVEMFPEPGEFSPWHTELASWPDLAVIAPATANHMARLAAGLADDLLSTIMLTLDRPRVLCPAMNYRMWQNPATQNNLSILRTRGYRFIMPDEGQMARPGEGEGIGRLAEPEAIYSDIRHLLSTPQDLRGVRVLVTAGRTEESWDPVRVLTNRATGRMGFALAEEARERGADVVLVHGPTDVIPPAGVRIRRVTTAAEMAQAVKQEFAPSRIVLMAAAVADYTFAKTVEHKLKKGQPDAEVHLIATEDILRNLSEKKGDRVVVGFALETENLLENALRKLRDKHLDIVVANNPLTAGSGFAGETNQVLLIHRNGQVTELPLQSKREVARVILDAVIRIYRHPEPEIEPEPEPLEEVPEEIEESEVETESAPPPVVSTPSVSGNGRTGRSPRRRGRGRKKEPSKAAQPEPDSTEVAEEPVAQPIVVEAAAEPPKKAAKTRRGGRRAAKARAKKAGSQAELGVVEQVSSAEKAEPTQPAATFEKKKPTRRKRGAGKSRQESATRTATSSGQSASSKKKKPE
- a CDS encoding DNA-directed RNA polymerase subunit omega; the protein is MRAEEYFPEHFLGRGFNIYEVVLIIAQRARQVGEIQKRQIDRHLGQTEMLEQAAARARAEESDDVYEPEPIDRPVPKFDKPVILAMEEMRQGNTKFEYEE
- the gmk gene encoding guanylate kinase translates to MLSSRGRLIVVASPAGGGKSTIIRRLRENHPDWGFSISATTRPPRPGEQDGREYHFLSREEFLRRVRTAEFLEHEEVHGELYGTLIAPTRERLERGETMIFDLDVKGALSVKAEFPEAFSIFLLPPSREVLRWRLQNRGTESPELVERRLARADMELGLTDKFDIRIINDDLNTAVSETEAAIAARFAEIRS
- a CDS encoding YicC family protein, with the translated sequence MIYSMTGYGRGEVSAQGVRIAAEVRTLNSRYFDFSLRAPRSLQNFESELRELCRTHIQRGKLTLSLSEMRGTDAPAVARIDEAAAKRLASELTDLAKSLGLNGGVTLDHLLHFPELLAQPEDPEISELLLRLSREAATAALDDLRRMRQQEGRVLAADMNERLTVIENALEEIVQLGEVVPARALEKLRERVKRLTLPQAYDEYRLEMELAVLADRMDITEECVRLRGHIDAFRRTLEAPDGTAGKRLEFLLQEMHREANTVGSKTASLEISHHGVRIREEIERLREQVQNIE
- a CDS encoding PorV/PorQ family protein; the encoded protein is MTIVRFAYITLAVIMFCWPFSHASAQLVIGRYAGEFLSLGAGARALAMGGASVASPTPSSAGYYNPSGLVGIERRHVEFMHASQFDNLYTYDYLSFAQPMEGGLAGALTVLYTRVGDIPITRLADPSAPLSDANRVIVEKKTGDHELALMAAAARQLSGGWRVGANAKLLFKTVADESAYGLGLDLGIGRSLGKRFEVGLAARDLTTSILAWSTGRTEAILPSFVVGGAWSCALSSLNADVTIAADVDAHFESRGEAESVEAGPLSAEPRVGLEYLIARTVALRGGMNGDSPAFGAGLNFAWIHVNAAFQDHEDLGFTHRVSLGVTW
- the mutS gene encoding DNA mismatch repair protein MutS: MSTPMLKQYHEIKSRYPGAVLFFRMGDFFELFYDDARLAADVLGLTLTKRNHGKEGDVPLAGFPHHQLENYLSRMTRAGHRVAVCEQVEDPKKAKGIVKRAVTEVVSAGTTFSENALEESRNNYLAAVVLDEDSAGLAYADVTTGEFFTGVLPAGELASRLKALEPSELLCATDQRGDIEPFAECSSSALTALPRWQFTTEASSRTLSEHFGVATLRGFGLSGMDLAVQAAGALVHYLRSSLVDKSPVLPDLQIFRTSQELVLDSSTQRNLELVESLSGDPRTTLFSVINRCRTSPGARLLRRWLLAPPAALAAILLRQERVAHLFDSPSLLASVSDWLTGTGDLQRTLARLTTRRASPRDAVGLRMVFEKLPRLQEILRERGESPLSPLVDQLEPEHDLTLFLHRVLVDDPPLAAGDGRTVREGFSPELDELRGVKTHARQWILDHQQQERTRTGISSLKIGYNKVFGYYIEITNAHKEKVPSDYIRKQTLTGAERYVTPELKTWEEKILTADEKVAELETEIWERVRDEIVGRAESISRIARALAELDALFSLARVARERNFVRPSLSEENRIEIGKGRHPVVEALLPAGVNFIPNDLCIGGDDFQIMILTGPNMAGKSTYLRQAALIVILAHMGSFVSAQSCAVGIVDRIFTRIGAADNLAAGESTFLVEMTEVANILRNATPRSLVILDEVGRGTSTYDGLSLAWAITEHLHDNPAIAAKTLFATHYHELNRMTGQFGRIRNFRVEVEEWGDRVVFQHRITPGETDRSYGVEVARLAGLPAAIVERARELLPTWNADLSQSAAPSPPLQPTPTIQLTLFESKTQVIVDALLALNPEQLSPRQAIDKLFEIKKLLDDSQVSKPEKKA